A section of the Saccharopolyspora gregorii genome encodes:
- the pgeF gene encoding peptidoglycan editing factor PgeF gives MRIRRVITTREGGSSKPPFDSFNLGGRVGDDPEALAANERKLAAGIGLDPSRLVWMEQIHGKNAELVDGPRPEPVEATDALVSAQPGLALAVLTADCVPVLLGDPVTGVVAAVHAGRVGARVGVLVEALKAMRGAGARIDDIEALLGPAACGQCYEVPESMRDDVEEYLPGSACRTRKGTPGLDLRAGLWEQLAGAGIAKIGIDPRCTMESRELFSHRRDGPRTGRFAAVVWAEREES, from the coding sequence GTGCGGATCCGGCGCGTGATCACCACGCGGGAAGGCGGCAGCTCGAAGCCGCCGTTCGACTCGTTCAACCTCGGCGGCCGGGTCGGCGACGACCCCGAGGCGCTCGCGGCCAACGAGCGCAAGCTCGCCGCCGGCATCGGGCTGGACCCGTCGCGGCTGGTGTGGATGGAGCAGATCCACGGCAAGAACGCCGAACTCGTCGACGGCCCGCGCCCGGAACCGGTGGAGGCCACCGACGCCCTGGTGAGCGCGCAGCCCGGGCTGGCGCTGGCGGTGCTCACCGCGGACTGCGTGCCGGTGCTGCTCGGCGACCCGGTGACCGGCGTGGTGGCCGCGGTGCACGCGGGCCGGGTCGGCGCCCGGGTCGGCGTCCTCGTCGAGGCGCTGAAGGCGATGCGCGGCGCGGGCGCCCGCATCGACGACATCGAGGCGCTGCTGGGACCCGCCGCCTGCGGCCAGTGCTACGAGGTGCCCGAGTCGATGCGCGACGACGTCGAGGAGTACCTGCCCGGCAGCGCCTGCCGCACCCGCAAGGGCACGCCGGGGCTGGACCTGCGCGCGGGGCTGTGGGAGCAGCTGGCGGGCGCCGGGATCGCGAAGATCGGCATCGATCCGCGCTGCACGATGGAGAGCCGCGAGCTGTTCAGCCACCGCCGTGACGGGCCCCGCACGGGCCGGTTCGCCGCCGTGGTGTGGGCGGAGCGGGAGGAGTCGTGA
- a CDS encoding YggS family pyridoxal phosphate-dependent enzyme, which yields MSEDDERRAELAESLSSIRQRLAAACAAAGRPVADVQLLAVTKTFPARDVALLADLGLVSFAENREQEARPKVAELAALRPAAEARWHMVGQLQRNKARSVARWADVVESADSPRLVEALAGAVRNALDAGERTRPLEVLVQVNLDEAAGRGGCPAAEVPALAADIAARDELRLRGVMAVAPQNTAPDVAFDTLSAISARLRRDHPEAGEISAGMSGDLESAVAHGSTRVRVGTALLGGRRLISP from the coding sequence GTGAGCGAGGACGACGAGCGCCGCGCGGAGCTCGCCGAGTCCCTGAGCTCGATCCGGCAGCGCCTCGCGGCGGCCTGTGCGGCCGCTGGGCGGCCGGTGGCGGACGTGCAGCTGCTGGCGGTGACCAAGACCTTCCCGGCGCGGGACGTGGCGCTGCTGGCCGATCTGGGCCTGGTCTCGTTCGCGGAGAACCGCGAGCAGGAGGCCCGGCCGAAGGTCGCCGAGCTGGCCGCCCTGCGCCCCGCCGCGGAGGCGCGCTGGCACATGGTCGGGCAGCTGCAGCGGAACAAGGCGCGCTCGGTCGCCCGCTGGGCGGACGTCGTGGAGTCCGCGGACAGCCCGCGGCTGGTGGAGGCGCTGGCCGGTGCCGTGCGCAACGCGCTCGACGCGGGAGAGCGGACACGCCCGCTCGAAGTTCTCGTTCAGGTGAACCTGGACGAGGCGGCCGGCCGGGGTGGCTGCCCCGCCGCCGAGGTGCCCGCGCTCGCCGCCGACATCGCCGCGCGGGATGAGCTCAGGTTGCGCGGAGTCATGGCCGTGGCGCCTCAGAACACCGCGCCGGACGTGGCCTTCGACACACTTTCGGCGATCTCCGCCCGGCTCCGCCGGGACCACCCCGAAGCTGGGGAGATCTCGGCGGGGATGAGCGGCGATCTGGAGAGTGCTGTGGCCCACGGCTCCACCAGGGTGCGTGTCGGAACAGCGCTGCTGGGAGGGCGGCGGTTAATCTCGCCGTAG